The following nucleotide sequence is from Mangifera indica cultivar Alphonso chromosome 17, CATAS_Mindica_2.1, whole genome shotgun sequence.
tatttaaaagtgtgtatacataatattacttattccACTAACAATATACTTAAACCTTTTAGGGACCAGACAAGTTCAATAACAGATGTGCTGTTAAAAGTGTGATAATAGTGATGCTATTATTACAATAAGATTCGCATTGGTggtataacatataaataagcCAATATTTCTACAATTTTTCTTGAGCATATCTACCTAAATCTCAAAATATTTTGACTCCAtagaatattttgaaattatttattgctATTATCTATCTTTCTTGTCGTGCttagttaattcaattttcttgTAAATGCTTCTGTTGTCAAATTGCTGCAACTCTTCATTATGCTATTAATATTTGATGAAGTGGGCATCTATAAGCAGCTAAATCTGATAGTTTGGCTTGATTATATTTATAGGTTGTTTGGGGAAGAATTTCAATGGTTAATGCGGAGAGAAGACTATTGGCAAATGCTCTCAAAGATCCTGATAATCAGCATTTTGTGTTACTTTCTGACAGGTTACGAGATTATtgattagattaaattttttttggtcttAACATAAATGACTTTCGCTATCATCAATTGCTGAATCGCTTTCTTATATTGCAGTTGTATACCCCTGCATGATTTTGACTATGTCTACAACTATCTGATGTACTCAAATACAAGCTTCATTGACTggtattattttcttatgtgaTGTAGTTCTATTTTCTATTTACTTgtctatttaaatatatatatatatatatatatttgtgtagaTGGTGAAACGTTCATCTGAATCATGGTTGTGAGGAAATTGTTTTTACTTATGTATAcactcttttttctctttttagctTTGAGGATCCTGGTCCACATGGGAATGGCCGGTATTCTGAACACATGTTGCCTGAAATTGAGATTCAATACTTTAGAAAGGGTGCACAGGTATGTTTTCATGGATATTATGTACAGTCTAATGAATTTGTATTTAAGTGCCTGTTAATGTTGTATCTACTATGTCATATTAATGTGCCTGATTGTATGGCTAATTTAGTTCAACAGGTTTCCTTTTCTTTATAAATGGTTATTGGGGCAGCTAAGATAAAAATATGTTGTTTATTATTTCAGCCTTTATGGTTAGCCATATAACATGCATTCTGTTTGACCTTGAACTAGTGAAAAGTCTGAGAATATATGTGGTGTCATTTGTGAATTGTATATTCCATTGGAAAGTCTGAGAATGCTAGTATCTTGGTGTAATTTGTCAATGTATTTTCTTGCTTACATACTCCTTCAAACCCACAAATGGAAGTGCCAGATTAGTTGTTTTAGACCTATCAACATTCAGCtccatttatttgatttttgtcCATTCTCATTTTTTTTGGAATATTTAACATGTGAATTTTTGCAGTGGTTTACTATGAAGAGGCAGCATGCTGTAATAGTTATGGCTGACAATCTTTACTACTCTAAATTCCGTGATTACTGCAAGGTAAAGTTAATCTTAAATGTGGTTgctttatattatcatttttctgTGGTTTAAATTTTCGTCATGTTATTTAAGTTCTTCTGATCTCATTTGACAAATTGATGTCTACTTCTGCGCTTCTCTAATCTAGACATTCTTGATATTTCTTGATATAAGTGTGGTTCAAGATCTATGACTTGTTCAATTTTTGCTACCAGCTTGAACTCGTATATGTCATCAGAAAACCATTTTTTCTAATTCATATCTGTCggttttaatttctttgacattatttgatcaattaatCCTGTTGTATCTTCAAAATCTTGTTCCATTAATTTCTAAAAGTATGTTATCTTCTTCTTATATTGTAGTTTTCCTGGTTCTTTAGGAGCAAGATCTAAGGGAATTAATACCATTACAATCTGCTTTTtctgtgattaaaaaaatatagaatatttGTTTTCTCCTTATTTGTTGGTTCTGCTTTTCTAGTAATCTAAAAGGAGAGAGatgttttagtttttagatGCTCGTGAGTTGGATTGTTAGCATTGGTTAATTTAACAAAATGTGTGACATTTTATAGTGATTCAGTTGAGTTTCTTGTCAGCTTTAAGTTTCAGCATTTGCAGAGAATATAATAATTGTCATGTTATTAAGGGACAATCTGTAACATGCAATGTTGCTGTCTTGATTGATTATATGATGGCTGAGCTGGTATAGTTTAGGTTTTGTGCAACATATGGCTGGATTTTTCTTGATATCTTTCAACTCTACagcaaatttatcttttattcagTGAAAACCTGACATATGAAGTCCACATTTGTGATAGCTATATGTTTTTGAGATCTTGGAAAACAGAGAATTATAAATGTTTTGCAAACCACACTTCATTAACATATGGGTGCTCTTGATGATGACAGCATGGTGTGGATGGTAAAAATTGCATTGCTGATGAGCACTACTTACCAACCTTTTTCCATGTAAGAACATTCTTCAAGACTGCATTTTAAAATTTGCTATAATTCAGCCTCTTATGAGTTTCCATGTATTTCAGATGATTGATCCTGGTGGAATTGCCAACCGGTCGGTTACACATGTTGATTGGTCTGAAAGGAAGTGGCATCCAAAATCTTACAGGTCTCGAGATGTTTCTTACGAGCTTCTGAAGAATATTACGGTATACTCATGCTATCTCTTGTATTTTTCACACAACAATAACATTTTGTCATGACCTTTTTTTTCCACGGATATTGCCCTGTGCTTAAGAGAGTCTAGCTCACATCCAAGCCTACCTAATTCAACTGTTATTTTTCAATGTCTATAGCAATAGCGTGGTCACAGGACTATAGAGGAATAGTTCTCATTGATATATTCTTTTAAATGATCTGATATCATagcaactcttttttttttgggcctttaatttgaaaatatagaTAAGATAGGTGAATCAGCACCAGGAGAAACTTGTGCTTGATATCTCAGTGAGACTGattctattttgttttagatCTAGACGATGGCACACCAAAGTTTAGTCATATATATTCTTCTAAAGTAGCTTTCATACAGTTTCCCGAACTTGGGTTTGACAATTTCTGATTGTGTAATATGCACTTGCAGTCAGTTGATAGAAGTGAGCATGTAACAAGTGATGATCAGGTAAACACTTTGCAAAAAATCCTCAGTTTTCACTGTCATATGCATGGTTATGATATATCTGAAGATAGTTTTGTGTTCCTTTTCTCTGTACAGAGGACTGTGTTGTTAAGGCCTTGCCTATGGAATGGTATCCGACGGCCATGTTACTTATTCGCCAGGAAATTCTATCCAGATACCATTGATAACTTGTTAAGCCTTTTCAGCAATTATACAACACTCTGAGGGAAATATTTTTGACTCTTTTATTCTTTGGTCTGATTGAACAGTTGTTTTCAACCTCTTCTTTCTTCATCGTGGCTCCCATTGCAAAGTTGTAAATTGCCACATTATTATTGAGGTTGGAATGTTCCCTTTCCACGATTCTTAAGTTCCAGGGGCAACATGGAGAGCTATAAGATTTGACTTGTGTTTTCTAGACTGGATGCCAACAGCTTAGTGCTGCTTCCTTAGGGCTGGGTAATTTGTTGTCCATTTATGGGCTGTTAATGATGTATTTCCAGTGCAGAAAATTTTGTGGGGGATGTTTCTAGTTGtaatttatgttgaatttttGTAAAACTTAAAACATATGAAGTTGCAAACAATCAGCTTTTAGAGGTAAAAAATTTCATCTGTTTTCTCTCCATCTTTATCAAACTACAATGGTGTTAAGCCTAAAATCTAATTATGTTATTcatctttaataaaatattattcataag
It contains:
- the LOC123200789 gene encoding glycosyltransferase BC10-like; translated protein: MKSVKAWRVGNMGDLQILQGSRHRPPLKRPVWIIGLVSLVILFLVFAYVYQPHTRGACYVFSSKGCTFTDWLPPVPLRELTDEEIASGVVIRDILNTPPIQSKNSKVAFLFLTPGPLPFEMLWDKFFHGHEGRFSVFVHASKGKPVHFSRYFINREIRSDQVVWGRISMVNAERRLLANALKDPDNQHFVLLSDSCIPLHDFDYVYNYLMYSNTSFIDCFEDPGPHGNGRYSEHMLPEIEIQYFRKGAQWFTMKRQHAVIVMADNLYYSKFRDYCKHGVDGKNCIADEHYLPTFFHMIDPGGIANRSVTHVDWSERKWHPKSYRSRDVSYELLKNITSVDRSEHVTSDDQRTVLLRPCLWNGIRRPCYLFARKFYPDTIDNLLSLFSNYTTL